One Aphelocoma coerulescens isolate FSJ_1873_10779 chromosome 5, UR_Acoe_1.0, whole genome shotgun sequence DNA segment encodes these proteins:
- the FADD gene encoding FAS-associated death domain protein: MDFPSGGWGRDAEVLPARPVPGAGPGAVNPFLSLLHSISSGLSDTELSAMKFLCRDKIRKRKLETVQSGRELFSILMEQQEISSGSLEFLRKLLQHIDRDDLVAQLVQFEEEEPHAPDGQPDAHEKGLLKAAIAVICDNVGKEWKKLMRELGMPEVKLDRIEAAHRFNLYEQLVQALLEWQKWKGKDAKVADLIKALRGCSLNLVADMVEEKISQLNTGAR; the protein is encoded by the exons ATGGATTTCCCCTCCGGAGGGTGGGGACGGGACGCCGAAGTGCTCCCCGCGCGGCCTGTGCCCGGCGCGGGCCCGGGCGCCGTGAATCCTTTCCTGAGCCTGCTGCACTCCATCTCCTCGGGCCTGTCGGACACGGAGCTCTCCGCCATGAAGTTCCTCTGCCGCGACAAAATTAGGAAGCGAAAGCTTGAGACGGTGCAAAGCGGCCGGGAACTGTTCAGCATCCtgatggagcagcaggagatCTCGAGCGGCAGCCTGGAATTCCTGaggaagctgctgcagcacatcgATAGGGACGACTTGGTGGCACAGCTGGTGCAGTTCGAAGAGGAAGAACCTCATGCCCCTGATGGTCAGCCAGATGCGCATGAAAAAG GTCTCCTGAAGGCAGCTATTGCTGTCATATGTGACAACGTTGGGAAAGAGTGGAAGAAGCTGATGCGAGAACTTGGAATGCCGGAGGTGAAGCTGGACAGGATAGAGGCAGCCCATCGATTTAATTTGTATGAACAGCTTGTTCAGGCACTTCTGGAGTGGCAGAAGTGGAAGGGGAAGGATGCAAAGGTGGCTGATTTAATAAAAGCCCTGCGGGGCTGCAGCCTGAATTTGGTGGCAGACATGGTTGAAGAGAAGATCTCACAGCTTAACACTGGAGCCAGATGA